The sequence ACGGCATGCGCCACCCGGCTGAAATGGCGGGGCCGGAGGTCGAGAGCTTCCTGTCATGGCTGGCCAACGAGCGCAAGGTTGCCGCGGCCACGCACAAGCAGGCCTTGTCGGCCTTGCTCTTCCTCTACCAGAAGGTGCTGGGCCAGGACCTTCCGTGGATGAACGAGATCGGCCGCCCCAAGGACCGGGTGCGTCTCCCGGTGGTGCTCACGCATGACGAAGTCGTGCGGGTGCTCGCCCACCTCCCTCCCGCCCATCAGCTCATGGGCCGCCTGCTCTACGGCACGGGCATGCGCATCATGGAGGGCGTGCGCCTGCGTGTGAAAGACGTCGACTTCTCCCGCCGTGCCATCGTCGTGCGAGAAGGCAAGGGCGCCAAGGACCGTGTGGTGATGCTGCCAGCTTCGCTGATCCCCGCCTTGCGCGAGCAGCTCGACCTGGCGCGCCAGCACTGGCAACGTGACCGCGATGCGGGCCGCAGCGGCATCCACATGCCGCATGCACTCGCGCGCAAGTACCCGCGAGCCGCCTCGTCGTGGACGTGGTTCTGGGTCTTCCCGCAAGACAAGCTGTCGGACGACCCGCGCACCGGCCTCGAGCGCCGGCACCATGTGCTGGAGCAGGCCTTCCAGCGCGCCTTCAAGAAAGCCTTGGTGCAGGCCGGCATCGTCAAGCCGGCCACGCCGCACACCTTGCGCCACTCCTTCGCCACGCACCTGCTGCAAAGCGGCTACGACATCCGCACCGTGCAGGAGCTGCTGGGCCATGCCGACGTGAGCACGACCATGATCTACACCCATGTGCTCAAGGTCGGCGGTGGTGGGGTGCGCAGCCCGCTCGATGCCTTGGCGGGTCTGGATGTGCTCGGGGCGAAGCAGGGCGGCGAGATCCGCGTCGTCGCCCATCATGAAGACGACGATGTCGATCACGCTGACGGGGCCGGCGCCTACGGTGTCGGCCCCGACATGCCGCCGCCTCGCGTGTGCATGCCGGTCGCGCAATACCTGGTGCCGGCCCGGCACCTGGCGGCCCTGGGGTGAGGCCGCCGCGGCGGCCACCGTCCTGTTGTTGTCGCCCGATGTGGAAAGCCGTTCGCCATGTCGCCCCCGTCACCCGCTCCGCGCATCGGCCTGCCCGACTACGCCGAGCTGCACTGCCTCAGCAATTTCAGCTTCCTGCGCGGGGCATCGCATCCCGAAGAGCTGGTCGAGCGTGCGGTCAAGCTCGGCTACAGCGCGATCGCGATCACCGACGAGTGTTCGCTGGCCGGCGTGGTGCGTGCCCATCACGCAGCGAAGGAGCACGAACTCCACCTCGTCATCGGCAGCGAGATGCGTCTGCATCAACCCCAGTCGGGGCAGCCGCATGCGCACCTCGTGCTGCTTGCGCAAACCCTTCGCGGGTACGCCAATCTTTCGCGCTGGATCACCTTCGCGCGCAACCGTGCCGACAAGGGCCGCTACCTGGCGCACCCCAGTGACCTGGAAGGCGCAATCCCCACCCTGCCCATGCTGGCCGGCCTGCCGGATTGCCTGGCCTTGCTCGTGCCCAACGCGCAGCAGCCGCTCCAGGAGGTGCTGGCGCATGCCCGCTGGCTGAAGACCTGGCTGCAGGAGCGGGCCGTCATCGCCATCGAGCTGCGCAATGAGAGTGGCGATACACGCTTGCTCGACATGGTGCGCCAGGCGTCAGACATCGCTGGTCTGCCCATCGTCGCGGCCGGGGGAGTGCTGATGCATGTGCGTTCCCGCAAGCCCTTGCAGGACGTGCTGACCGCGACCCGGCTCAACCGCCCGATGGCGCAGTGCGGCGATGAACTCGCTCCCAACGCAGAGGCCTACCTGCGCCGGCGGGTGCGGCTCGGGCGCTTGTACCGGCCCGAGTGGATGGCGCGCAGCGTCGAGCTCGCCAAGCGCTGCACCTTCAAGCTCAACGAGCTGAAGTACAGCTACCCCAAGGAGCTGGTGCCCGCGGGGCGCTCGGCGTCCAGCCACCTGCGCAAGCTCACCTTCGATGGCATCCGCAGGCGCTACGCAGGCAAGCCGCTGCCCAAGGAGCACCTGCGCCAGATCAGGACGGAGCTCCGGCTCATCCGCCAGATGAAGTACGAGCACTACTTCCTCACGGTGGCCGAGATCGTCACCTGGGCGCGGGAGCAGGGCATTCTTTGCCAGGGCCGCGGCAGTGCCGCCAATTCGCTGGTGTGCTTCTGCCTGGGCGTCACCGAAGTCGACCCGAAGCGTGCCAACCTGCTCTTCGGCCGCTTCGTCAGCATGGAGCGCAACGAGCCGCCCGACATCGACATCGACTTCGAGCACCAGCGGCGCGAAGAGGTCATCCAGCACATCTATGCCAAGTACGGCCGCCATCGTGCTGCGCTGACCGCCGTCGTCATCCGCTACCGGCCGCGCTCCGCGTTGCGCGACGTGGGCCGGGCACTTGGCATCGACCTGCAGCGCATCGAGGCCGTCTCCAAGAGCGTGCACTGGTTCGATCTGCGCGTGGAAGAAGAGCGCTTGCGCGAGTGCGGCTTCGAGCCGCAGTCCTCGCTGATCCGCCTCTGGCTCGAGCTCACGCACCAGCTCATCGGGACGCCCCGCCACCTGAGCCAGCACCCGGGCGGCTTCGTCATCGCGTCCGAGGAGCTTGCCCAATGGGTGCCGGTCGAAAACGCGGCCATGCCCGACCGCAGCGTCATCCAGTGGGAGAAGAACGACCTGGAGTCGCTGGGCCTGATGAAGGTCGACATCCTCGCGCTCGGCATGCTGAGCGCGCTCAGGCGCTCGCTCGAGTTCCTGGCCCGAAAGCTCGGCCGGGAGGTCTGCATCCACGAGCTGCCCGAGGAGGAGAACGACCCGACGTGGGACATGATCTGCGCCGCCGACACGGTGGGCGTGTTCCAGATCGAAAGCCGCGCGCAGATGAGCATGCTGCCGCGCCTGCGGCCGCGCAAGTACTACGACCTGGTGGTCGAAGTCGCGATCGTGCGGCCCGGGCCGATCCAGGGCGGCATGGTCCACCCCTACCTGAAGAACCGCAACCTGCCCGACGATCAGATCGAATACCCCGGCAGGCTGAAAGAAGCCCTCGGCCGGACCAAGGGCGTGCCGATCTTCCAGGAGCAGGTGATGCAGATCGCGATCCTCGCGGCCGACTTCACCGAAGGCGAAGCCGACAGGCTGCGCCGCGCGATGGCCGCCTGGAAGCGCGATGGCGACCTCAATCCCTTTCACGACAAGCTCGTCGGCCGCATGGTCGACAAGGGCTACGACAGGGAGTTCGCTGAACGCATCTTCAAGCAGATCCAGGGCTTCGGCGAATACGGCTTCCCCGAAAGCCACGCTGCCGGTTTCGCGCTCCTCGCCTACGCGAGCAGCTGGCTCAAGTGCCATCACCCCGATGCCTTCCTCGCCGGCCTGCTCAACAGCCAGCCGATGGGCTTCTACGCGCCGGCGCAGCTCGTGCGCGACGCGCGTGCGCACGGGGTCGACGTGCGCGAGGTCGACGTGAACATCAGCACCTGGGAAGCGTCGCTCGAAGGGCTGCCGCTGGGGATCGACCGGGCGGGCCGTGCGTTCGACGCGCCCCTGAGGCCGGTGCGCCTCGGGCTGAACATGGTGTCGGGCCTGTCGATCGACGCGGCCGAGCGCATCTTCACGGCCCGTGCCAACGCCCCGTTTCTCAGCGCAGAGGACCTCGCGCGCCGCGCGCGGCTCGACGCCCGCGAACTCAAGGCCCTGGCCAATGCCAATGCGCTGAAGGCCCTGGCGGGCCATCGCCACCAGGCGGCCTGGGCCGTGGCCGGCATCGACACCCGGCCGACCGCGATGCTGCGCGCCACGCGCGTGCACGAAGAGCCCGCCGTCCTGGCACCACCTCGCGAGTTCGACGACATGCGCGCCGACTACCAGTCGGTCGGCCTCACGCTCGGCCGCCATCCGCTGGCGATGCTGCGCGAGCAGCTGAGGGCCTTCAAGGTCGAGACCGCGGCCACGCTGCACACCTACCCGAGCGGCCGCCTGGCGCGGGCGAGCGGCATCGTCACCCACCGCCAGCGGCCGCCCACGGCCAACGGCACCATGTTCATCACGCTCGAAGACGAGACCGGCGCCATCAACATCATTGCCTGGCCGCAGGTGGTCGAGACGCAGCGTCAGCCGCTGCTCGCCTCACGGCTGATGACGGTCTACGGCCAGTGGCAGCGCGAGGGCGACGATCGGTTTGCGGTGATGCACCTGGTGGCAGCCAAGGTGATTGACCACACGCATCTGCTGGCCGGGCTCGAGAGCCGCAGCCGCGATTTCAAGTGAAGGGATGGAGAGAGACAAGGCGAGACGGCTCAGGCCATCTCGGGCGCGCCCACCTGCGAGCTCTTGCGTGAC comes from Piscinibacter sp. HJYY11 and encodes:
- a CDS encoding error-prone DNA polymerase; translation: MSPPSPAPRIGLPDYAELHCLSNFSFLRGASHPEELVERAVKLGYSAIAITDECSLAGVVRAHHAAKEHELHLVIGSEMRLHQPQSGQPHAHLVLLAQTLRGYANLSRWITFARNRADKGRYLAHPSDLEGAIPTLPMLAGLPDCLALLVPNAQQPLQEVLAHARWLKTWLQERAVIAIELRNESGDTRLLDMVRQASDIAGLPIVAAGGVLMHVRSRKPLQDVLTATRLNRPMAQCGDELAPNAEAYLRRRVRLGRLYRPEWMARSVELAKRCTFKLNELKYSYPKELVPAGRSASSHLRKLTFDGIRRRYAGKPLPKEHLRQIRTELRLIRQMKYEHYFLTVAEIVTWAREQGILCQGRGSAANSLVCFCLGVTEVDPKRANLLFGRFVSMERNEPPDIDIDFEHQRREEVIQHIYAKYGRHRAALTAVVIRYRPRSALRDVGRALGIDLQRIEAVSKSVHWFDLRVEEERLRECGFEPQSSLIRLWLELTHQLIGTPRHLSQHPGGFVIASEELAQWVPVENAAMPDRSVIQWEKNDLESLGLMKVDILALGMLSALRRSLEFLARKLGREVCIHELPEEENDPTWDMICAADTVGVFQIESRAQMSMLPRLRPRKYYDLVVEVAIVRPGPIQGGMVHPYLKNRNLPDDQIEYPGRLKEALGRTKGVPIFQEQVMQIAILAADFTEGEADRLRRAMAAWKRDGDLNPFHDKLVGRMVDKGYDREFAERIFKQIQGFGEYGFPESHAAGFALLAYASSWLKCHHPDAFLAGLLNSQPMGFYAPAQLVRDARAHGVDVREVDVNISTWEASLEGLPLGIDRAGRAFDAPLRPVRLGLNMVSGLSIDAAERIFTARANAPFLSAEDLARRARLDARELKALANANALKALAGHRHQAAWAVAGIDTRPTAMLRATRVHEEPAVLAPPREFDDMRADYQSVGLTLGRHPLAMLREQLRAFKVETAATLHTYPSGRLARASGIVTHRQRPPTANGTMFITLEDETGAINIIAWPQVVETQRQPLLASRLMTVYGQWQREGDDRFAVMHLVAAKVIDHTHLLAGLESRSRDFK